AGACGTGATCTCGGAGTTTCACACAGCGCTTCAGCGGCTTAGCCTGCTGCACTGCAAAGCAGGCTTCAGTAAATGTCTGTCCTGATCTCACCGGGACACTTTGGGATCAAAGATGAAAAGGAGACAAAAGTATATAAACGTACACCAGGGAATTGGACTTTTAAGGATGCTGTGCTGCAATGGCCTATTTTTTGGAGTATAGCTgtcagaaagcaaaaaataagaaCCACCATCAAAAGAGACTGTATCATTTAAAGGTCCAAATGGGTTAAACACTGCATTTGCAGTTAAATACTGTATCGTGGGAAAACTAAGCCTCACTGACCCAACCATCCATTCGTTCACCTACCTCAAAACAAACTCCTTTAACTGGACTGATTTCCTTCAACACACCTGAAATCAGCTCCCTTGGGGGACTGCAATATTGACTGGGAGGGTTATGACTTTCCTGTATTCAATTAAGACAGAACAGGCCCAGAAGAGGGCAGTGACTGTGGAACCTGGGCCATCACCAAAGAGCCTCCCTGACTTTAACCACCAGGGTCATGGAGCAAGAAGAACATGAAAGGGATGTGGGGGTGGGGCGGACATTTACTTAGCACCTGTCAGGTGCCAGATGCTTTCTGTACACTGTTCAGTTCAATCCCGACAAAAGCCCACTTCACTCATGAGAAAGGGCCACAACACAGAAAGGGCACCAGGCCTCCCTGAACACGTCCAGGTAGCTCCACGCCCCAGTGCTCTCACATCTCCCATCAATACCAACACCTCAGTAGTGAGACCACACCAACCATTATCTTCCAAACATCTGAAATAAATCAGTGTTAAGGGAGAAGtgcaaaggaaatgaaggcaCATCTGAGACGTCAGTCcagaagaaaattaacataaaagACATGCTAGGCTAGACagaacagggctgggcatggcagctcccacctgcaatcccagcactttgagagaccaaggcaggaggatcactggagcccaggaatttgacaccagtctgggcaacagagtgagactccacttcTACCCCGgccaaaaaaaatcagccaggcgtggtggtgtgcacctgcagtcccagctactctggaggataagtggaaggatcacctgagcctgcagctgtgatcatgccacggcactccagcctagatgacagactgagaccctgtctcaaaaaaaaaaaaaaaaaaaaaaaaaaaaaaaaggacagaacaaaaaagcaaagttaaGCAAAATCAAGTACTTCCTGAATGCTGTTTACAACTACATGACATAGACAATGTAGTATTTATTCAGAACAAAAAGGAATTAACACAAGAACCACCCACAGCACACAGTGATGCACTTATCAAGCCTATCATTAAAATAATCGCCATGAGACACTGGTGACAGCCTGGAGAAAGGTACAACTGTACCTCGATTCCAACGGTGTGGTGAAGGACGCCGACTAAGAGAACATGCTCCATCATCAGTCTGCTGGGCATGGCTGAGGCGGTGACGCAGGCACCCATGAGGGTGGAGGTCAGGGTGTCATTCATGTCCTTCCTGCTGTGGGCCATGTACAGCTCCTCCAGCTGCCCACTGATGGAAGCCATGTTGGGTTCACTCAACCTGCAGAGAATTGTAAAGACAGAGAGCAACAATGTTTCCCATTAGGAATTTTCAGTtcgattttaaaaaattaaaaagttatccaTACCAACAATATATGCTATTTTTGTGTACACTTTTGACCCCTTAACTATTCTTATATTGACCCAATAACCCAGCATATATTATTCATAACCACATAATATTCTGGAATCCCAAAACAATGTAACTGCTGTCTTCACAAGATGAAATGTGGCCACACGGAGGCATACCCTGGATTAAGTCTACAGAAACATACGTGAGGACACTCCCCTGAATATCCTGACCTGATATCCCCATAGGCAGGGTCCAGACTTAGGATGTGCTGTTAGAAAAAatgctaactttttatttcttaggtGGCATAGAAATCCTTAGTTCCTAACACTAGAAAAGGCTGCTCTGTTTGAACGGGTAGCAGGGAGACTACATACACATGTACGTGGAAGGTTATTCATTGTGCACCTGTGCTAATACAGAACTCAACATTAAAACAGAGGTTTACAGTAAATAATAGGAAACAAAAAGCAATACAAGGGGGTGGGTGAGGCCACGgaggggcagcaggagagaaatgGTGGTGAGTTTTATCTCGATTGCAGTGGTTGTAACTCGGATCTTGATGTGATAAAACTACACAGACCTgcctgggtgcggtgactcacgcctgtaatcccagcactttgggaggctggggcaggtggatcacctgaggtcgggagtttgagaccagcctgacatacatggagaaaccccaattctactaaaaatacaaaactagctggcgtggtggtacatacctgtaatcccagctactcgggaggctgaggcaagagaatcacctgaacccgggaggtgaaggttgcagtgagccaagatcgcgccattgcactccacccagtgcagcaagagcaaaaactccatctcaaaaaaatcacACGCATACACCCTCAAAACCAAAGAGCTGATGGGCACGCGTAACTGACAAAGCCCCACCGGTATGGTTTCCAAtcagttttttaaagttctgttctTAAAGTGGGTAACAACAAAATGCAGCCATGAGCAATGAGTAAGGGGGATGGAAGACCAGGTGAACGTGTTCCTGCAGAGGGGACACGGCCAGTCCTTCCAACACTGTCCTTAGACACACAAAGAACCTCTGCCCTATTCCTTCCTGCTTCTCAGAATAACCATGTGGGCATTGgggctgctctcaaaccctgcaGGGATTCAAAGTATCCAACAGTTGGGTATCCTCTCCTTCTCCAGGTATGGGTCTGGGTGCATCAAGACAAGAACAGAAAGGATCCAACTGACTGTCCCCATCACTTCTATTTGAATTGCTGGGATAACTCctacatttttagaaaacagaCAACCTCTTTAAGTGATACAGTGTAACAATACTGCAAGGTCACCTGTTAAGTAAACCTTTTACATGTTTCTTCAGCCTTTCTAGTTCTTCCTGTTTCTTGAAGTCCACTGTCTCCTCAGCTCGCCTCACATGAGGTGGGATGTACTTTTCACCACTTTCACGAAGACTCCGCTTGAAAAGAGAATTACAAAAAATTTACACTGACCaaatcctgttttttttctttgccacatgtgcatttaaatattaaattcccAAGAACTGGTGGAAGCTGCTACTGATCATTGCTGCTTAAATACATCggatttattgagtgcttagtaTAAGGGTAAACACTCCACTCATCAGGCTGTGCATGTCATCATTTCCATTAATGCTATTAATAACACACTTCGTCATCTCGTTTTCCCCTGCGCAGTTCTTCAGACCTAGCTGTGCACCTCCGGCATCTGCTCAACTCCAGCAGAGCCCTATCTACTGCGCTTTCGCTCGGCCTTCATTTACTGCAGGCACAGTAGCATACAAACACCTAAACTAAACATACCACTAGTTTTGGAGGAAAAGTgtcctaaaaataatttcaaacttgtTTAAAAGTAGTATCTAAGTTTATATGATAAAAATCAAAACCGGCTGgacgctgtggctcacatctgtaatcccagcactttgggaggctgaggcgcgcggatcacaaggtcaggagatcgagatcatcctggctgacacggtgaaaccccgtctctaccaaaaatacaaaaaattagccgggcatggtggcgggcgcctgtagtcccagctacttgggaagctgaggcaggagaatggcgtgaacccgggaggcggagcttgcagtgagccgagattgcaccactgcactccagcctaggagacagtgccagactcagtctcaaaaaaaaaaaaaccaaaaacaaacaaacaaacaaaaaacccagctcGCTATTTCCTAAATTATGAAGGGGAGTGGTGGTGTTTGCAAATCATTAATGACACCAACATTTGTAAGGCACGATCCCCACTGCTAGAGTTTAAACCTGGTTCAACAAAgaatatgtgtatacataaaagCTGAATATTTATATACACAGAACTAGTGCGATGTGGGGAGAAGGAAATGCAGGCAATTCCATACAGCTGCCTCCAACCATGAGCTACATGCAAAAGAACGCTGAGATAAAATATGCAAGAGGACAGCCCATGGAAGCCTTGATTGCTACATCCTGgattctgaactttttttttctttgaaacagagtctggctccgttgcccaggctggagtgcagtggcgcgatctcggctcactgtaacctctgcccccctggtttaagcctcagcctcccaagtagctgggattacagacgcctgccaccacgcccggctattttttgtatttttagtagagacggggtttcaccacgttagtcaggctggtctcaaacacctgacctcaaatgatccgcctgcctcagcctcccaaagtgctgggattacaggcgtgaactttATCTTTAATTCAATGTTGTACTTTATCCAGGGGAGTGCTGTATCTTAGCTTTGGGTTTTAGAAAATTCACtctagaggccgggcgcggtggctcaagcttgtaatcccagcactttgggaggccgagaccggcggatcacgaggtcaggagattgagaccatcctggctaacccggtgaaaccccatctctactaaaaaatataaaaaactagccgggcgaggtggcgggcgcctgtagtcccagctacttgggaggctgaggcaggagaatggagtaaacccgggaggcggagcttacagtaagctgagatccggccactgcactccagcccgggcgacagagtgagactccgtctcaaaaaaaaaaaaaaaaaaaaaaagaaaaagaaaaaaagaaaattcactctAGAAGTCGGGCACGGCAGATGTCCTCGGATACTTGAAAGAGGCCTGAACAGATGGGGTGGGGTTAACAGGTTTAGACCTGGGCCGGTAAACACAGAATGAAGACGCCGCACTGTGGAGACAGCCCTGAAGTCCCCGGGATAAAAATGTCTCTATATTGCTTTTTCCCTCAACTTTacattatgaaaatttaaaaacatgaaagaccGAATAGAGTAACGTACTCGATTTACTCACATTCAGCTGAAACCATTATCAAGGCACCAAGTCTGTGTCATTTCTGTCTCACGCCCTCCTCCCCGCCCCGTTATTCTGAAGGAAATTCCAGAGGGCCTAGAGTGGTCACACGATACCTGATCCGTTATGTCACCGTCCTCCGAGGAATTTTCactcttttcttcatcttctgcAAAACGgactctcttctccctccttttctcctgcgttcccttttccttttcttccccctgtTGCCGTTCTGTATCCTCGTCGTCGTCCTCGCTCTgcgcttctgcttctgcttcctgcgcctttttttccttttctacgtcttcctcctcctcttcacttTCGTCCTGGGAGTCACTCTCTAAGTCACTTTCGGGGAGTGACTGTCCggcatcttcctcctcctcctccccactgctGTCGTACAAGCCGCTATTTTTCCCAGACTCCAGGGCTCCCAGAATATAGTCGAGCCCGTCGCGGGCAAAGCTCAGCGGCACGGAGCTGCTGCCGTCCTTCTTTTTGCGCTTGTTCAAGCCGAGGCGGCGCTCCAGCTTTCGGATCTCTCGGTCCTCCTCCTCGTTGGCCGCTAGAAGCGCCCGTTTTCGGGCAGCGGCGGTGGCGGCTGCGGAGGGTCTAGTCTTTGCGGTGGGCGCCGTGGCCTTGGCCTTGACCCGGGACGGCCGCGGCTCCTTGGGAGGCGAGGGGTCCCGACGAGGGGCTGGGCGGGCGCGCTCCTCCGTGTCCTGCCGGGGACCGCTCGCTTCTTCGGCTCCGCTTCGGCCTCCCGGGCCGGGACCCTCGTCGGGGCCCGCCGTCCTCAGCAGCCGGCGTGCTTTCCGAAGGTGCCGCTTCTCCTTCCTCAGTTCCTTGCGACTTTTTCTCCCTCCCGGGCGGAAGCGCACCGGGTCGCCGCGTCCCCCGCAACCCTCGGGAGCCTCGCCCTCCGAAGTCGCGTGCACGAACTCCTTCACCGCTAGTTTGAGTCTCTTCAGGGCCTTCTCCCCACCGCCGCCTGGACCGCGGCGCGGCCCGCGCCCCACTTTGCGCTTCATGCGGACCACGCGTCCACGGGAGCAGCCCGGGCCGGCCTCTCCTGTGCTCCTGGACGCTGCCATTTTTCGAGACGGGTGGACGCACGACTTCCGGCCGAGGCGGGACTTCCGGGGACAGCGGCGGCTGCGCGAGGCCAGCGGGCGGCGCCCCCTGCTGGCCGGAGGGCGACAGCGAGCAGAGCTGCGCGGGGCGCCGGGCAGGTGGCACCCGGGGCAGGCGCGCCCGCGGGTGGGCGCCGCGTGGACGTCAGGCTCGCGATGAGCATGGAGGTGCCTTCGCGTTTAAAAGggaaatctggccgggcgcggtggcttacagctgtaatcccagcactttgggaggcctaggcgggtggatcacctggggtcaggagttcgagaccagcctggccaacctggtgaaaccccgtccctacaaaaatcagctgagcgcggtggcgggcgcctgtaatcccagctactcggaggctgaggcaggagaatcgcttgaacccgggaggcggaggttgcagtgagccgagattgcgccactgcactctagcctgggcgacagagagagagactccaaagGGAAATCCTCGAGGATGATGGAGGGGAGGCTCCGCCAGGCGGCCGAGGACCCCAGAGGAGCCGGGCAGGGTTTGGACGCTGGGCTCCCACCAGGGGCAGAGCGTTTGTGGTTCCTCGTTACCGGGTAACGTGAACCGGGAAGGGAACGCAGAGGCCGCGCGGTTTGAGTCTGAATTTTTGGGAGGCCCCCGCCCAGCAGTGAGTTGGGGGAAGACGGGGCTGCTGCTGTGGGGCTCTTGGCCTGACCAGGGGCCGCTTCTCTTCCTGGACAGCTTCAGAAGCTTCATTTCCAGAGTTCCCGCCCTTGACTTtaagtatttaattaaaaaaaattttttttttgagaccgagtctcactctgttgcccaggctggagtgcaatggcgccaccaaagtgctgggattacacggaatccaccgcgccgggccgtccttgactttcaaatgttttaatttttgccagCTTGTCAGCTGAAAATGGCGTCTTGTCATTTAGTTCCTGATGAGAGTGGCTGTCTTAGTTCACTGGCCATTTGTATTTACTCCTCTGTTTATGGCCTTTGTCCGTTTTCCTTATACgttttaggaattttttaaaatataaaatttaatataaatgtaaagtagagacagggtctccctgtgttgtccaggcaggtctcaaactcaaATCCCTAAGCTCAAATCcgaaagtattgggattacagacatgagtcaccacacccggcaaggaattctttacaaataaaaaattttgaataatCCTGTGTATCTCCTATGTGCAAATATTTTCGTCTCTCAAATATTTaaggtacttttaaaaaaaaaggaatttttaataaGCGTTATACTCTATGTACAGAGTCCAAAATTCAAAAGGTGcaaaaagatataaatgaaaaGGTCAATTTCCATGCCGTGCCCATCCACAAGCCACCCAGTTCTCCTTCCATGAAGCAGCAATATCGTGTTCTCAAGTGATCTTCACAACAGATTCTATACTCAGTGAAGCGTAAGTGTGTGTGCTGTGTCTCATGAGCATTAGTTTACTAAACACTGTTCCacatcttgcttttttcatttaccAATGTATCTTGTAGAGCATCCTGCAGCAGAGGGAGGGACCAATGGACCTTCCCTGCCATCATCATCTCTGCCTGGATTATTGCAAAGGACTCTGTCTGGTCTCCCCACTTTCATCCCCTCAACCCTTCAGTATGCTCTCAGCATAGCAGCCACAggcatgcttttaaaatatgacGATAGGACCGCGTGGCTGCCTGCCGGCTCACTCTCCAGGAATCCTGGCCTTCCTGCTGGATCTGCCCTCACCTCCTCATCTCCTGACCCTGTCTCCCCTCTCTTCCGGTGCTTCCCCCTGCTCCAGCGCGGGCACAGGCTCCGGGTGGTTTCTGAGCCCAGCCTTTGCTCAAATGTCTCAGCGAGTCCATCCCAACGGCGGCCCcgtttgaggctgcagcagcctcaaaatcctgttTCCTGTCATCCTGTTTCCTTGGCACTTCCCTCCCCGTTTGACTTATGTGTTTGTTGTCTCCTTCTCACCAGGGCACGACTTCTGGTCTGTGGATTTGTCCCCAGGGTTAGTGGCACTCGGTAAATAGACGTGAATGAATGgatgctttgttattttttattggctGCAAAGTCAGTGATGGAGAGGCCGTCCATCATTTAGTGACGCAGTCCCTGCTGATGGTTTTTATTTCCCACACATTCATACTAAAAAGATGCTGCAGTGAATAACTTTCCACGCACAGCATTTCATGTGAGAGTACAGTTTCAGGGATATATTCCTAGAAGTGTGTGAATTCTGAAATTGATGATGTGTGTTTTgtaaatttgataaatattgctGAAGGACCATCCATGGAAGTCACACCAACGAATGAAAGTTATGAAACTTATCTTTGCCAATTTGACGGAAGGAAAAATCTCATTAAGTTGAATTTGCATGTTCCTTAGTAAAAGTGGAGCTGACCATCCTTCATATGCTTCTGAgccatttccatttcatttctgcaaaattgcgattcatatcctttgcccatttttctatggTTTATGACAGTCTTTTCTTACAGAAGCTCTTTACATATTAAAGAAATTGGCTCCTGTTCATGACATGttgcaaatatgtatttttctctagttgactagttttatttttgtttttttgccatggacgattaaaatttttttttgcattgttagAATTATCAGTCTTTTATGACTTCTAAAGTTTTGTATTATACTTTGAAAGCCCTTCCCcactcaaagattttttttttttttaagtttcccctttccttttagagatgagggtctctcgatgttgcccaggctggaaagtaGTGACTCTTCACAGGCGGGATCATAGCTTAccatggcctcaaactcctgggctcaagtgatcctcccacctcagtctcctgagtagctgagattacaggcgccagccacaatgcctggctcctAAAATACTTAATCTTTGaccaatgtattttttatt
Above is a genomic segment from Macaca thibetana thibetana isolate TM-01 chromosome 3, ASM2454274v1, whole genome shotgun sequence containing:
- the NOM1 gene encoding nucleolar MIF4G domain-containing protein 1, coding for MAASRSTGEAGPGCSRGRVVRMKRKVGRGPRRGPGGGGEKALKRLKLAVKEFVHATSEGEAPEGCGGRGDPVRFRPGGRKSRKELRKEKRHLRKARRLLRTAGPDEGPGPGGRSGAEEASGPRQDTEERARPAPRRDPSPPKEPRPSRVKAKATAPTAKTRPSAAATAAARKRALLAANEEEDREIRKLERRLGLNKRKKKDGSSSVPLSFARDGLDYILGALESGKNSGLYDSSGEEEEEDAGQSLPESDLESDSQDESEEEEEDVEKEKKAQEAEAEAQSEDDDEDTERQQGEEKEKGTQEKRREKRVRFAEDEEKSENSSEDGDITDQRSLRESGEKYIPPHVRRAEETVDFKKQEELERLKKHVKGLLNRLSEPNMASISGQLEELYMAHSRKDMNDTLTSTLMGACVTASAMPSRLMMEHVLLVGVLHHTVGIEVGAHFLEAVVRKFDAVYKHGSEGKECDNLFTILAHLYNFHVVQSLLIFDILKKLIGTFTEKDIELILLMLKNVGFSLRKDDALSLKELITEAQTRASRAGSEFQDQTRIRFMLETMLALKNNDMRKIPGYDPEPVEKLRKLQRALVRSAGSGSETQLRVSWDSILNAEQTGRWWIVGSAWSGAPMIDNSHHTHLQKQLVGTVSSKILELARKQRMNTDIRRNIFCTIMTSEDFLDAFEKLLKLGLKDQQEREIIHVLMDCCLQEKTYNPFYAFLASKFCEYERRFQMTFQFSIWDKFRDLENLPATNFSNLVHLVAHLLKTKSLSLSILKVVEFSELDKPRVHFLRKVLSILLMETEIEDLSLIFTRVSDNPKLGMLREGLKLFISHFLLKNAQAHRSADEANVLRERADLVTKCLQGKASLRM